In a genomic window of Patescibacteria group bacterium:
- the ricT gene encoding regulatory iron-sulfur-containing complex subunit RicT, translating to MKIISVKFTAWDTPYYFLSKDEHNNDLDLKIGDKVLVETIIGIDIGEVSEIKDVEDDNSIKPIIHIATEDDLNVVKKNNSNVKKILKEIKLLAKKYELDMKLSDIHISYDDKMMIISFISDGRVDFRELVKVLSKKYKRKIRLYQLGVRDEAKFCGDIGDCGQVLCCKRFLKKLESINTGFARDQQVAHRGLDKLSGMCGRLKCCLAYEEDLYQEILKDMPEIGEKFKTKHGLAEVIELLPLKNSIKVRLDSDRSIIIVELTK from the coding sequence ATGAAAATTATAAGTGTAAAATTTACAGCTTGGGATACTCCTTATTATTTTCTATCAAAAGATGAACATAATAATGATTTAGATCTTAAAATAGGAGATAAGGTTTTGGTAGAAACTATTATCGGTATTGATATTGGAGAGGTCTCTGAAATAAAAGATGTTGAAGATGATAATAGTATAAAACCTATAATACATATAGCAACAGAAGATGATTTGAATGTTGTGAAAAAAAACAATTCAAATGTAAAAAAAATATTAAAAGAAATAAAATTATTGGCAAAAAAATATGAATTGGATATGAAGTTATCAGATATTCATATATCATATGATGATAAAATGATGATAATATCTTTTATATCAGATGGAAGGGTAGATTTTAGAGAATTGGTAAAAGTTTTATCAAAAAAATATAAAAGAAAAATTAGATTATATCAATTGGGTGTAAGGGATGAGGCAAAGTTTTGTGGTGACATAGGTGATTGTGGACAAGTATTATGTTGTAAAAGATTTTTGAAAAAATTGGAAAGTATAAATACTGGTTTTGCAAGAGATCAACAAGTAGCTCATCGTGGACTTGATAAATTATCAGGTATGTGTGGAAGACTTAAGTGTTGTCTTGCATACGAGGAAGATCTTTATCAAGAAATTTTGAAAGATATGCCCGAGATAGGAGAAAAATTCAAAACAAAACATGGATTAGCTGAAGTAATAGAACTTTTACCACTCAAAAATTCTATAAAAGTAAGACTTGATTCAGATAGAAGTATTATAATAGTAGAATTAACAAAATAA